Part of the Bacteroidota bacterium genome is shown below.
AAAAGAAATTTGCGGTTACCGACGGATGGTACGGCTGCGGCGAACCCGTGTTCAGTCCCGATGGCAAATACCTGTTCTTTTCTTCTAACCGCGACTTTAATCCAACCTACTCATGGACGGAATGGAATCACTCTTATTCCAATATGGCAAAAGTGTATTTTGTTACTCTGGCAAAAGCTACACCCAGTCCTTTTAAATCGGTTGATGATGAGGTGAACACTGATGATAAAGACAGCAAAGACACTAAAGATACAAAAGACAAAGATGCGGCTGCGGTTACAGTAACCGTTGATCAGGATGGCATTATTGACCGCATCATCGGTTTGCCCATAACTGCAGGTTCATACTGGAATATTCAAACTGCCGATAACTGCGTGTATTACTGCCGCACTACTGCGAATGATCCCAAAACATCACTGATGGTGTTTGATCTGAAAGAAAAGAAAGAGACTAATCTGGGCGAATACGGCAGCTATGAAATCTCGGCAAACAAGAAAAAAATGCTTGTCCATATTGGAGAAAAATACGCAGTAACTGACCTTCCAAAATCAAAAGTAGATGCAAAAGACTTCGCCGACCTGGGCAACATGCAGGTAATGGTGAATCTTAAAGAGGAGTGGAAGCAAATTTATACCGAGGCATGGCGTCAGATGCGCGATTTCTTTTATGATCCCAATATGCACGGCGCCGACTGGAAAGCTGTCTTTAAAAAATACGAGCCGCTGGTTGCTTATGTAAATAACCGTGCCGACCTTAATTATATCATTGGTGAGATGATTGGTGAAATAAGTTGCGGACACACATACACAGGCGGTGGCGACCGACCGCTGCCCGGCCGTGTTGAACTGGGTTTACTGGGTGCTGAAATCAGTAAAGATAAATCGGGATATTTTAGAATTGACAAGATTCTGAAAGGCGAGAACTGGACCAAAGAAAGCCGTTCGCCGCTTACCGAAATTGGTGTCGATGCTAAAGAAGGCGATTTTATTATTGCCGTGAATGGAAAGCCAACCAACGGCATGAATAACATCTACGAATCGTTGGTGAATATGGCGGGTGTGCAGGTAGAGTTGACACTCAACAGCACTGCCTCTGCCGATGGCGGACATAAAGTAATTGTGGTGCCGGTCGATGATGAAAGCGGACTGTATTATTACAACTGGGTTCAGGGAAATATTAAAAAAGTGAACGATGCAACCGACGGAAAAGTTGGTTACATCCACATTCCGGATATGGGTGTTGAAGGTCTGAATGAATTTGTAAAACACTTCTATCCTCAACTGACGAAGAGTGCCTTGATTATTGACGACCGGGGCAATGGCGGTGGCAATGTATCTCCGATGATTATTGAACGCCTGAATCGTGAAATGACCATGATGACTATGGCACGTAACACGCGTTCATCGCCCGGTCGCCTTGAAATGGTGGTTGGACCTAAAATTTGTCTCATCGACCAGTATTCTGCCAGTGATGGCGACTTGTTCCCATATCAGTTTAAATATCTGAACATGGGTAAAGTGGTTGGTATGCGCTCCTGGGGGGGTGTAGTTGGGATAAGAGGCTCACTCCCGTTTATTGATGGCGGTTTCCTGAACAGACCTGAATTTGCACCCTTTGATACCGAAGGCAAGAACTGGATCATTGAAGGGCATGGCGTTGACCCTGATGTTGTCATCGACAATGACCCATCGAAGGAATATGCCGGCGAGGATGAACAGTTAAATAAGGCGATAGAACTGATAAAGGAAGACATGAAGAAATTCAAGCCACTTCCTGAAATGCCGCCATTTCCGGACAAAACGAAATAAATGTTAGATTATAAATGTTGAATTTTAAATTGAATTAAAAATTCGGGTAAACTTGTCCGGTTATAATTTAAAATCTAAAATTTATAATTTAAAATTTCGTGCTCTGATGATGAAATGCCGCATATTCCCTGATATTGCTGAGAAATTTGTATCTTTGCATCCGCAAGGGGCTGACTGGTTTTGACAGCAGGGTTAGTGGACTTGTAAGCATGCCGGGTGTTTGTGAGAGTGGCCCGTAAAAACCAATTCATACGCCAATATAAATGGCAACGATTACAATTACGCCTTAGCTGCTTAGTTTAGAATTAAGCGGTTGGCTGTTCCCCGGGAAACTCTGCCCAGCGGTGTCCCGACCGGAACATCATAAATGCCGGGATAGTTTGTACAGCGTCCTGATGTGCGAATGAAAATTAAGGGACTAAGGAAAGGGTTGGACGGTTGCCCACCGGCTCTTTCCCGACAATCAAGCGGCAACTAAGCATGTAGAAAGCACTTCTGCTTCTTGTTTGGACGAGGGTTCGAATCCCTCCAGCTCCACGGATTAACAGTCAAAATGTTGCAAAAAGGCTCAAAATGAATGATTTGAGCCTTTTTTCTTTTCACAATATTTCATATTTATTCACGTTTTTTCACTATATTAGGTACCCTATTCGGTTACCTCTACGAAAAATGGCAATAGGTAACCGAATGTGATTTAAAAAACTGAAAATCAATATTATAAAAATATTATTATTTTAAGTTTGAAATTGAATTATTATTACTTTTGTGGCAAATCGGTTACCTGTATTGCTATGAATGAAAAAAACTCCTTTTCGGTATCCTTCTATCAGCGGACGGACAAAGTAGATAAAAACAACACAGCCCCTGTATTCATGAGGGTTACAGTGGATGGTGAGCGAGCTGAGATTGCTACCAACAGACGATTTGACATCTTGAGATGGAGTCTTGGACATCCGGCAGGAACAAAAACGGATGCTAAAGAACTACAGAAGGATCTTGATAGCATGAAAACCAAAGTTAACAAGATTTGCCGGGATATGGTTGACCGGAATGAGACACTGAGTGCGGTTAAAATCAAAGACCGTTTCCTTGGCCGAGATAGCAATGCAAAAACAGTATTTCAAACATTCATATTCCACAACAATAAACTAAAGGAACTTGTCGGGACTGAATATAGCCCTGCTACTGCAAAGAGGTATGATACGACCTTGTCGCATGTGAAAGAATTTATGCAGGGACAGTATCATCGTCAGGATATGTTTCTTGCAGAATTAAAGTACGATTTCATTTCAGGGTTTGAGCACTTCTTGAAGACCAGCCACCATTGTAATCATAACACGGCTATGAAGTACATCAAGAACTTTAGAAAGGTAATCAATATGGCAATAAAATATGAGTGGCTTGATAAAGACCCGTTTGCCAAATTTGAGTGTAAAATAAAACCCGTGGAGCGTTTTTTTCTGAGCATGGAAGAACTCACCCTCATGGAGAATAAAGTGCTTTCTGTGCCTCGAATGGATATGGTGCGGGATGTTTTTGTCTTTTGTTGCTACACGGGGCTGGCTTATATAGATGTCCAAAA
Proteins encoded:
- a CDS encoding PDZ domain-containing protein, whose protein sequence is MKKISLLTAFLTIAFLNIAQAQNEARLLRFPAISGNQVVFTYAGDLYTVDKKGGMARKLTSDIGYEMFARFSPDGKNIAFTGQYDGNTEVYTMPATGGVPKRLTYTATLGRDDISDRMGPNNIVMTWRDNNTVVFRSRMKTFNDFKGQLFAISDQGGMPEELPLPCGGFCSYSPDKTKLAYNHIFREFRTWKYYKGGMADDIRIYDFATKQTVNITNNASQDIMPMWFGNIIYFLSDRDRTMNMFSYNTDTKEIKKVTDFTQYDIKFPSAGDSCIVFENGGFIYAFDIKTQESKKITIQIADDMNAGRTELKDASKYINTFSVSPDGKRIGFGARGDIWTVPAKTGITRNLTQTSGVHDRNVAWSPDGKWIAYISDKTGEDEIYVIAQDGSADATQLTSKSDTYKYQPVWSPDSKKLLWADKMLRLQYIDVDTKKVVQVDVSKDWEFTDFSWAPDSKWIAYARPDKTSETKIYLYEMASEKKFAVTDGWYGCGEPVFSPDGKYLFFSSNRDFNPTYSWTEWNHSYSNMAKVYFVTLAKATPSPFKSVDDEVNTDDKDSKDTKDTKDKDAAAVTVTVDQDGIIDRIIGLPITAGSYWNIQTADNCVYYCRTTANDPKTSLMVFDLKEKKETNLGEYGSYEISANKKKMLVHIGEKYAVTDLPKSKVDAKDFADLGNMQVMVNLKEEWKQIYTEAWRQMRDFFYDPNMHGADWKAVFKKYEPLVAYVNNRADLNYIIGEMIGEISCGHTYTGGGDRPLPGRVELGLLGAEISKDKSGYFRIDKILKGENWTKESRSPLTEIGVDAKEGDFIIAVNGKPTNGMNNIYESLVNMAGVQVELTLNSTASADGGHKVIVVPVDDESGLYYYNWVQGNIKKVNDATDGKVGYIHIPDMGVEGLNEFVKHFYPQLTKSALIIDDRGNGGGNVSPMIIERLNREMTMMTMARNTRSSPGRLEMVVGPKICLIDQYSASDGDLFPYQFKYLNMGKVVGMRSWGGVVGIRGSLPFIDGGFLNRPEFAPFDTEGKNWIIEGHGVDPDVVIDNDPSKEYAGEDEQLNKAIELIKEDMKKFKPLPEMPPFPDKTK
- a CDS encoding site-specific integrase; this translates as MNEKNSFSVSFYQRTDKVDKNNTAPVFMRVTVDGERAEIATNRRFDILRWSLGHPAGTKTDAKELQKDLDSMKTKVNKICRDMVDRNETLSAVKIKDRFLGRDSNAKTVFQTFIFHNNKLKELVGTEYSPATAKRYDTTLSHVKEFMQGQYHRQDMFLAELKYDFISGFEHFLKTSHHCNHNTAMKYIKNFRKVINMAIKYEWLDKDPFAKFECKIKPVERFFLSMEELTLMENKVLSVPRMDMVRDVFVFCCYTGLAYIDVQKLTAAHIVTGIDEHKWINLNRTKTETKSMVPLMPKALEILEKYSDVPKSIPGALLPVASNQKMNAYLKELADLCEINKNLTFHIARHTFATTVALTNGVSIESVSSMLGHKNMRTTQIYSKVVEKKLSNDMNALRNILVDAENKRIKSKK